Genomic DNA from Deltaproteobacteria bacterium:
CGGGAACGCTCAGTTTGGTGAACGTGGTGAGCAACAGCGTCCCGACGGTGATACCGCCGCCGATCCATTCGATCGGTCCGCCGTGCGTGAAATAATTCACGCATCTTTCGAGAATATCCTGTTCCATATTCCGTCCTCCTTCAGGTTTTTGATTTCACGAACCAGTAAGCCAGTCTCTGAGTCGGCCGTATGTCCACATGCGTGAACGAGGGATAGGAGCCGATGCCCTTCACCCCGAGGTTCTTCGCGGAAACGGCCTCGAGAATTTTCTGCGCGACGGTGCGGGCGGGCATGCCTTCGATCTTGATATCCGCTGCGCGGCCCTCGATGTGTTGCGATCTCTTCA
This window encodes:
- a CDS encoding DUF882 domain-containing protein, which translates into the protein MQVTSHFNLEEFRCGDGTPYPAAWVTSRLRPLCEQLELIRMLCGNRVITVTSGYRTPEYNRKVGGVKRSQHIEGRAADIKIEGMPARTVAQKILEAVSAKNLGVKGIGSYPSFTHVDIRPTQRLAYWFVKSKT